GAATTGAGGGACAAAATGGACAGAAGCAAGGCCAACACGACCAACTCTCCTGGAGCTATAAAGCCAGCCTGAAATCCCCCCGTATACTCCATGAACACAATCACCCAAGCATACAATCACTCTCATACTCTATAGTCAGAAACCCTTCACCCCCAAACATTCATCATGAAGTTCGCCATCGCCACTCTCGCCGCCGCGGCCCTCGCTCCCCTTGCAGCAGCAGACTTCTACATCTACTCCATGAAAAGCGGCTCAGTCAACGATGGCATGGCTCCCATCAATGCAGATGGAttcgtcttcctcaataACCCCCCTGACTGCAACGACGTCAATAACAAAGCCATCTTCATGTCTTCGCTCAGCGATGTGAGCGGTGGTAAGCACGGTGTGCGTTGCAAGGGATGCCCTGATTTCGAGGAGTTTGAGTTCAACAACAAGATGGGGTACTATAGTATGTCACTCTGGTTTTATCGTCCTCTTACATTGGAGGGTTTCTGTGGTTTGGAATGAACTGCTGCTGATGCTGGGATACAGCTATCTACAAGAACCGTGACTACGGCCTGTTCACCACGGATGATAAGAAGGTCGGCCAGTACAAGATGAATAAGTCCGACCATTTTCAGTGCGGAAAGAGTTAAGAGTTCTATCAGAAGGTCAGTACCAGAAAGACCAGATCTACCACGATCCAATCCGAAAAACGCGGAATAATCTTCCATCAAATATAAGCCCTAACACCAGTCCCCGTAACCAACCTATCACTCCAACATAAACAAGACCCAAAAGAATATacagtaaaaaaaataaaaataaaaataaaaataaagcaCATACGTCACTCACCCTTAAACTAATAGACTCTCCAAAGACACAAaccatactccgtacagagTACACTACATAACAAATCTACCAATCAACCCTCCAAAAGTCCAACAACCCAACGCCACACACCTAGGTACCGTACCTCGACTACATACCCCAAACCAGATCCCTACACTAGTACGCATCCCCAAAGTTcaaaacccaaacccaacaaaGTTCAAAAGCACCGGGATTCATCCAAACCACCAAAGTGAAGTGGGGCGCCACGCACCCGAATACCACCTCAAGGTAACGTGGGCCCCAAAAGCGTGGGGGTTGAAACGCTAAACCCTAACCCGTAACCTTTTACTTAAGCCTACCATCGGCAATTTTCTGCCAAAGATATTATCTGACGAGAACTCTACCGAGAAGAAACTAAACTAAGTAGACTAATGCAgggaagggggagggaagatttttttccttccttttcgggAGATCGGGCCGGGTgggttttattttattgaaTATGATTTATCCGGGGTTGGGGTTCTGTTTGGTATTATCttgggttggtttggtttgtaGATTTGtgtgtgtatatatactccAGGGTAGGAGACACATAAGGTGTTCTATGGTTATTGTTGTGTTGACATTCAACAGGTCCTGTTAATGGATATATCAACGCTTAGAGAAGGATGTAGGATGTAGTAAGTAGTATGTATGCTATACAGACTTGATTTTCTAGCATCACCGTGACTTTCCCTATTCGGATGAGGCCGCTTTAATAAGAGCGCTCGGGGGGTCGCTTACTGAGTAATTCTCATCTCCAGTCAACGCTCAGTGGGCGCTCAGGTCTTATAACCACCCCATGCGCAGGCAAAGGACATTGGACCGTGCGGCGAATcaagagaagatggagaaatGTTGGGTCTCACCATAAGTAAGTGCTCATAGGTGCTCCAAAGAGATTCCAACTTCTGGTGTTCCTCCCTGGGCCATTACCTGCTGCCCCAGCGGCAATCAAGAATGGCATAAAATGTTCCGCTTTACCTTCAGGGTGCGCTTCATAGCTCTACGGGAAACGCCGCCACATTTTCAAGGTAGGAATTCTCACACCTGGATCCGAAACGGCAACTGCACGTTCAATTTCAGCTTCGAATTTGTGTGTTGGGTTGTCCACTTTTCcgttcccttttctttccggGAGGGCCTCCAAAACCTTGTCTAGATGATGGTAAGATGAATCACTGAACAACAAGACATAGCCGTCATCGCGAAATTATTTCATGGCAGCACCATATCTCAGATTTCGCTCTGCAGCATCCTCGTCACATACACCTTTAAGAATGCTCATCTGGACGACAGGCAAGTCTGCTTGCGGCCGCATAACGAGCAAAGGCACAAATAGCCCGTGGTCCCAGCCTCTTGTCGTACCCAGCACTGGTTGAAAACCAGCACCTTCTAAGGTCTGTGCAATTCGAGCGGCAAGGTCTGGGTTTCCCGGTGCAGGGTATCTGTATTCGTATGCCTCTTGTGGGAGTCCAGGGGCACCAGCATAGTCATAATATATCTGAGGGGTTTGCCCTGCAGATATATGGGGCTGCGAAGCTTCCCAGTGGGCAGTGAATAAAATAATGCCGCGAGCGTTATCAAGAATATAAGCGTTGGATTGCAAAACATAAATCAAGGGCTTTTGATGGTCGTTCCCCATAAGAACGTATGGGCCAAGTCcatgagaaaagaacaacGATCTCGCTCGTTTGGCGTCGTCCATTGTTGCGGGGTTTGTACTGGTGTGGGAAAGTGTCAAAGAAATGAGAGAGGGGTGGACTATTAAGAAGTTACTGTACAGTATGTGTCCACTCCCTGACGATTAAACACCTGAACTTACTTAATCAAGGAACAATGGAAAGAAGAGTATAGATCAAGATGCATGATAACATTTACCCACTATTAACAGGATCATTCCTACTCCTGCAAGTGCTTTTCTAGAAAACTCCTAAGACCCATCCAaaccaaggaaaagaagcgAGATCATCACAGCTAGACCACCTGAGCCGTATCTCGCTTCCCCCTTAGACAAACGGGTTATAGCTGATTCATGGGAATCACAAGGGCTCCACGAAACCATGTAATCAAGGTACTTTTGACGCCCCTGTTTAAGCCGAAGGGTCCTCCTCGAATTGCCGTTATGGCAGAATGGCCACTTCCAGACCACAGATCTAGAAGAGACTAGCCTTGTTGcttatactatttattgTCTTAGGTTATAGGTAGTCGGCCGCTAGCTTAATGATAGTGCCATAGCCAAAGGCCCATAGTTTATTAGACTACATACTTTAAGACGCTAGTGACATACAGTCCCGAAGATGAGCAACTCCAGAGGTAGTCTTTCTCAAACATAGGTCCTACTTCACAAGACTCTGTTCATGGTGCAAGGTCAACATCACCACTAATCTAATTTGACGCTCCGGGACAGCATTCTATATAAGACAACTCAGCCGATGGATGGTACTCTTCTTATACGGAAAATGGTTCTAGTGTTTTGGAAAATAAGCCCGAGGATCATTACTGCCCTGAGGTGGGCTGTGAACTGCTGCATTTTACTACCCAGTCAATAAACAATAGAGTAGGCCAAGTATGATGATAGACCAGTCCCTGAAAGCTGTACAAAAGACGTGCCATGCATGAGAAAGCGAGAAGCGCTGAAAAAGATAGAATACCAAGACTCGGTGACAACAACCAAGGG
This Aspergillus flavus chromosome 1, complete sequence DNA region includes the following protein-coding sequences:
- a CDS encoding putative 4,5-DOPA dioxygenase extRadiol (unnamed protein product), with translation MDDAKRARSLFFSHGLGPYVLMGNDHQKPLIYVLQSNAYILDNARGIILFTAHWEASQPHISAGQTPQIYYDYAGAPGLPQEAYEYRYPAPGNPDLAARIAQTLEGAGFQPVLGTTRGWDHGLFVPLLVMRPQADLPVVQMSILKGVCDEDAAERNLRYGAAMK